From Candidatus Gastranaerophilales bacterium, one genomic window encodes:
- the gcvPB gene encoding aminomethyl-transferring glycine dehydrogenase subunit GcvPB — MDSNYTKLIFEKSKKNTVGCNLTDEKIDFSFINKDYLGEKSSILPEVTELEAMRHYKELSDKNFCIETGFYPLGSCTMKYNPKINELLASLDGFSNLHPLQNDEDSQGALKLMYNLTDALKKITGMDALTLQLAAGAHGELCGMMIVKKYFETIGQNRKNVIVPDSAHGTNPASASMCGFNIVEIKSKENGQVDIDALKSVLDENTAAIMLTNPNTLGLFEENILEISKLVHEVGGLLYYDGANLNAIMGHTTPKKMGFDIVHINLHKTFATPHGGGGPGAGPVGVVKDLKEFLPVPVLEFDGKQYSRKYDLKHSIGKMKAFYGNFAVMIKAYAYILMQGKNLRSVSEDAVLNANYLQEKLKNSYLLPHDTTCMHEFVLSGDLQKEKGVHTIDIAKRLMDDNFHPPTVYFPLIVSEAIMIEPTESETKERLDDFIQIMLKIAKEVEENSEIVHNRPFSTPVKKVDETQAARHLDLKYTP; from the coding sequence ATGGATTCAAATTATACAAAATTGATTTTTGAAAAATCTAAAAAAAACACTGTTGGCTGCAATTTGACAGATGAAAAAATAGATTTTTCTTTCATAAATAAAGATTATCTTGGCGAAAAAAGTTCTATCTTGCCCGAAGTTACTGAACTTGAGGCAATGAGGCATTACAAAGAACTTTCAGATAAAAACTTTTGCATAGAAACCGGTTTTTATCCTTTAGGCTCTTGTACAATGAAATATAATCCCAAAATAAATGAATTGTTAGCTTCGTTAGATGGCTTTTCAAATCTTCATCCGCTTCAAAATGATGAAGATTCTCAAGGTGCTTTGAAATTGATGTATAATTTGACAGACGCTTTGAAAAAAATCACAGGAATGGACGCATTGACGTTGCAACTTGCAGCAGGAGCTCATGGCGAGCTATGTGGAATGATGATTGTGAAAAAATATTTTGAAACAATCGGGCAAAATCGTAAAAATGTAATTGTTCCCGATTCTGCTCACGGAACCAATCCTGCGTCTGCTTCAATGTGCGGATTTAATATTGTGGAGATTAAATCAAAAGAAAACGGGCAAGTCGATATTGATGCATTGAAGTCTGTTCTTGACGAAAATACGGCGGCAATTATGCTAACAAACCCTAATACTCTTGGTCTTTTTGAGGAAAATATCCTTGAAATTTCAAAATTGGTTCACGAAGTAGGTGGTTTGCTATATTATGATGGTGCTAATTTAAACGCAATTATGGGACATACTACTCCTAAAAAAATGGGGTTTGATATTGTTCACATTAATTTGCATAAAACTTTTGCAACTCCCCACGGTGGTGGTGGACCTGGTGCCGGACCTGTCGGGGTTGTCAAAGATTTAAAAGAATTTTTACCCGTTCCTGTTCTTGAATTTGACGGAAAACAATATTCAAGAAAATATGATTTGAAACATTCAATAGGTAAAATGAAAGCTTTTTATGGTAATTTTGCAGTCATGATAAAGGCTTATGCTTATATTCTTATGCAGGGCAAAAATTTACGTTCTGTTTCTGAAGATGCTGTTTTAAATGCTAATTATCTTCAAGAAAAACTAAAGAATTCGTATTTATTGCCCCATGATACAACTTGCATGCACGAATTTGTATTGTCTGGTGATTTGCAAAAGGAAAAAGGCGTTCATACTATCGACATTGCAAAACGTCTGATGGACGATAATTTTCACCCCCCAACAGTGTATTTTCCTCTAATAGTTTCAGAAGCTATTATGATTGAGCCGACTGAATCTGAAACAAAAGAACGGTTGGATGACTTTATTCAAATCATGCTTAAAATTGCAAAAGAAGTTGAAGAAAATTCAGAAATTGTCCATAACAGACCTTTTTCAACTCCTGTTAAAAAGGTAGATGAAACCCAAGCTGCGAGACATTTGGATTTGAAATATACGCCTTAG
- a CDS encoding bifunctional 4-hydroxy-2-oxoglutarate aldolase/2-dehydro-3-deoxy-phosphogluconate aldolase produces MSAIDEILKQKIFGVVRVTDADKAVQISEALIKGGINIIEIIVQNAEILESIKYLKKNSKALIAAGGIITQRQASISISSGADVVVSPVFQMNLVRLCQNKKIPLIMTATTPNEAYSAWKARTPLIKIYPTKPMGGATYVEDLLRPMPFLNIIATGNIEIDDFTDYLDAGAKAVGIGRSFYKSASAEEITYRAMKAVETRNIYISK; encoded by the coding sequence ATGAGTGCAATTGATGAAATTTTAAAACAAAAAATATTTGGTGTGGTTAGAGTCACTGATGCTGATAAGGCTGTCCAAATCTCCGAAGCTTTGATAAAAGGTGGTATTAATATTATCGAAATAATAGTTCAAAATGCCGAAATATTGGAGTCGATAAAATATCTTAAAAAAAATTCAAAAGCCTTGATAGCTGCAGGAGGTATTATTACTCAACGCCAAGCAAGTATTTCAATTTCATCAGGAGCAGATGTCGTTGTTTCGCCTGTGTTCCAAATGAATTTAGTCAGACTTTGTCAAAATAAAAAAATACCTTTGATTATGACTGCAACAACCCCAAATGAAGCATATTCAGCTTGGAAGGCCCGCACACCGCTCATTAAAATTTATCCTACAAAACCTATGGGGGGTGCTACATATGTTGAAGATTTGCTTAGACCCATGCCTTTTTTAAATATAATTGCAACCGGTAATATTGAAATTGATGATTTTACAGATTATTTAGATGCAGGTGCAAAAGCCGTAGGTATAGGACGTTCATTCTATAAATCAGCTTCTGCGGAAGAAATTACTTATCGTGCAATGAAAGCTGTTGAAACCAGAAATATTTATATTTCAAAATAA
- the aroE gene encoding shikimate dehydrogenase produces the protein MIKLGLIGYPLGHSMSAIIQKAAFESCGLDGEYEILETEPELLVDRVKFLKSRGYAGFNVTIPLKVPITLFLDEVDSISNQAGCANTVKVMPNLSLYGYNTDVYGFSAAIPTNVKNELKGSKVAILGNGGASRAVAVALGNIGVKQLDFYVRNIINASTMVNIVRENFPNIKIELKQIQHIYDLSDYKMLVNTTPLGMRGKAMGLSPVDEKAMKTLKPDAVIYDIVYNPIKTEFINIAQKLGLQTIGGLDMLVYQAAKAFEIWTGKYPDTQNMKIAALESLAV, from the coding sequence ATGATTAAACTCGGATTAATCGGGTATCCTTTGGGGCACTCAATGTCAGCTATAATTCAAAAAGCAGCATTTGAGTCTTGCGGGCTTGATGGTGAATATGAAATTTTAGAAACCGAGCCTGAACTTTTAGTCGATAGAGTAAAATTTTTAAAATCGAGAGGTTATGCTGGATTTAACGTTACTATTCCACTCAAAGTGCCTATTACATTGTTTCTTGATGAAGTTGACAGCATCTCAAATCAAGCAGGTTGTGCAAATACAGTAAAAGTCATGCCTAATCTATCTTTATATGGCTACAACACTGATGTCTACGGATTTTCAGCAGCAATTCCGACAAATGTCAAAAATGAATTAAAAGGTTCAAAAGTAGCTATTTTGGGTAATGGTGGAGCTTCACGTGCAGTTGCGGTTGCTTTGGGAAATATCGGCGTAAAACAATTGGATTTTTATGTTCGAAATATAATCAACGCTTCAACAATGGTAAATATCGTCAGGGAAAATTTTCCAAATATTAAAATTGAACTAAAACAAATTCAACACATTTATGATTTATCTGATTATAAAATGCTCGTAAACACTACGCCTCTTGGAATGAGAGGAAAAGCGATGGGGCTTTCACCAGTTGATGAAAAAGCTATGAAAACATTAAAACCTGATGCTGTTATTTATGATATTGTTTATAACCCAATTAAAACCGAATTTATCAACATTGCTCAAAAGCTCGGCTTGCAAACAATTGGGGGACTTGATATGTTGGTATATCAAGCTGCCAAAGCGTTTGAGATATGGACTGGCAAATATCCCGATACTCAAAATATGAAAATTGCAGCTTTAGAGAGCTTGGCTGTATAA
- the topA gene encoding type I DNA topoisomerase, whose protein sequence is MAKKKTEKALVIVESPAKSKTIKKILGDGYQIEASYGHIRDFPPKVLGFDVEKDFTPSFVVIPEKEAVVKKLNDIAKKSDKIYLASDPDREGEAIAWHVRQVLDVPEDKIYRIEFNEITPKAIKNAVENFRTIDMQKVKAQQTRQILDRLVGYKISPVLWEKMKNNHLSAGRVQSVALRMICEREALIDAFKPEEYWTINADLLKAKKTFEAELSKYKNKKIEIKSQKEADKVVADLEKKGLEYKVSKITQKDTQRKPSAPFITSTLQREASSKLGYGVSKTMQVAQKLYEGIDLGGDGPVGLITYMRTDSVRISDDAQAAAKDYIVDSFGEKYYPKSPNNYVKAGKKNVQDAHEAIRPSYVDKTPDSLKSHLTNEQYKLYKLIWDRFIASQMDNAKVKNTTVEIKADDYTLRLGSSKIMFEGFLKVYNDSEDDVEELKKIPDFKEGETVDLKKVNPKQHFTQPPPRFTEASLVKALEEHGIGRPSTYAPIISKIQTKGYVDKQEKALAPTLLGKAVSEQLVAHFTDIINYEFTASMENKLDDIAEDKAVWNKVIKDFYVPFIETVNTAKEKMEQVIIDSGKVCPNCGKPMVVKTSRWGSQFLGCSGYPECKTMMPLNAAPDAVSEMNKPVEEKCEKCGGDMIQKIGPYGPYLQCLNEECKHRKRIVKSTGVKCPKDGCDGEIVFKKSRYGRVFFGCNKYPKCDFVSWNEPIDAKCPKCGNILVKKITKKYQRYECLSKECDYNREMEETND, encoded by the coding sequence ATGGCAAAGAAAAAAACTGAAAAGGCATTAGTAATAGTAGAGTCACCGGCAAAATCTAAAACAATCAAAAAGATTTTAGGCGACGGATATCAAATAGAAGCAAGTTACGGACACATTAGGGACTTTCCGCCCAAAGTGCTCGGCTTTGACGTCGAAAAAGACTTTACTCCGAGCTTTGTAGTAATACCGGAAAAAGAAGCTGTCGTTAAAAAATTAAATGATATAGCAAAAAAATCTGATAAAATTTACCTAGCCTCCGACCCAGACCGTGAAGGAGAGGCTATTGCTTGGCATGTAAGACAAGTTCTTGATGTGCCGGAGGATAAAATTTACAGAATTGAATTTAATGAAATTACACCGAAAGCAATCAAAAATGCTGTCGAAAATTTTAGAACCATTGACATGCAAAAAGTTAAGGCACAACAAACACGCCAAATTTTGGATAGACTCGTTGGTTATAAAATAAGCCCTGTATTGTGGGAAAAAATGAAAAATAATCACCTTTCTGCAGGCAGAGTGCAAAGCGTCGCCCTTCGAATGATTTGTGAAAGAGAAGCACTGATTGACGCCTTTAAGCCTGAAGAATACTGGACTATAAACGCAGATTTGCTAAAAGCTAAAAAAACTTTCGAAGCCGAACTTTCAAAATATAAAAACAAAAAAATTGAAATAAAATCTCAAAAAGAAGCTGATAAAGTTGTCGCGGACTTAGAAAAAAAAGGGCTTGAATACAAAGTATCAAAAATCACACAAAAAGATACCCAAAGGAAACCATCAGCACCTTTCATAACTTCAACTTTGCAAAGAGAAGCCAGCAGCAAACTTGGATATGGTGTATCAAAAACAATGCAAGTGGCACAAAAACTTTATGAGGGTATAGATTTAGGTGGCGACGGTCCAGTCGGGCTTATTACATATATGAGAACAGACTCCGTTAGAATATCTGATGACGCTCAAGCTGCTGCCAAAGATTATATTGTTGACAGTTTTGGCGAAAAATATTATCCGAAATCACCCAACAATTACGTAAAAGCCGGCAAAAAGAATGTTCAAGACGCCCACGAGGCAATCAGACCATCTTATGTTGACAAAACACCCGATAGCTTGAAATCCCACTTAACAAATGAACAGTATAAACTCTATAAGCTTATTTGGGACAGATTTATTGCTTCGCAAATGGATAACGCAAAAGTCAAAAATACAACCGTTGAAATTAAAGCCGATGATTATACATTACGTCTTGGCTCAAGCAAAATTATGTTTGAAGGATTTTTGAAGGTCTATAACGACTCGGAAGATGATGTAGAAGAATTGAAAAAAATTCCTGATTTCAAAGAAGGTGAAACTGTTGATTTAAAGAAAGTAAATCCAAAACAACATTTTACCCAACCACCACCGAGGTTTACAGAAGCATCTCTTGTAAAAGCACTGGAAGAACACGGAATCGGACGTCCGAGTACGTATGCTCCTATTATTTCAAAAATTCAAACAAAAGGCTATGTTGATAAACAAGAAAAAGCACTTGCCCCTACTCTTTTAGGCAAAGCCGTTTCAGAGCAACTTGTTGCACACTTTACAGATATTATAAATTACGAGTTTACAGCCTCTATGGAAAATAAACTCGATGATATTGCAGAAGACAAAGCCGTTTGGAACAAGGTTATTAAAGACTTTTATGTGCCCTTTATCGAAACCGTAAATACAGCTAAAGAAAAAATGGAGCAAGTAATTATCGACTCTGGCAAAGTTTGCCCTAACTGCGGAAAGCCAATGGTAGTAAAGACAAGCCGTTGGGGAAGCCAATTTTTAGGTTGCTCCGGATACCCTGAATGCAAAACGATGATGCCGTTAAATGCTGCCCCTGACGCAGTTTCAGAAATGAATAAGCCTGTTGAAGAAAAATGTGAAAAATGTGGCGGTGACATGATTCAAAAAATCGGTCCATACGGTCCTTATTTGCAATGCTTAAACGAAGAATGTAAACACAGAAAACGTATTGTAAAATCAACTGGCGTTAAATGCCCTAAAGACGGGTGTGACGGTGAAATAGTTTTCAAAAAATCAAGATATGGCAGAGTATTTTTCGGCTGCAACAAATATCCAAAATGCGATTTTGTTTCTTGGAATGAACCTATTGATGCAAAATGCCCTAAATGCGGTAACATTTTAGTTAAAAAAATAACAAAAAAATATCAAAGATATGAATGTTTAAGCAAAGAATGCGACTATAATCGCGAAATGGAAGAAACGAATGATTAA
- the cdaA gene encoding diadenylate cyclase CdaA yields the protein MFEDLFNLFKLPAEAWNFKLNMLNIGEIFFIALILFYFYRKFIRGTQSEKLVKGIFILLLTWAFSELLIMFDLRIVGVFLKTIVSIVIFSLVVIFQPELRKLLGYLGQTGFMSRSLFNNKKNIPTNRINVVKELVEAIKYCSKARCGCLLVLQKTNQDSLYSEVGTKLNADVSCELILTIFHPNTPLHDGAVVIQDDKIVAAGVLLPLTEDPKLSWRYGTRHRAAIGMSEVSDSACVVVSEETGDVSIAIDGILKKYDDISNLRSDLENILGYNDEPDSNETNLMFNLIKIKKKNNK from the coding sequence ATGTTTGAAGACCTTTTCAATTTGTTTAAGCTTCCTGCTGAGGCTTGGAATTTTAAATTAAATATGCTTAATATCGGTGAAATATTTTTCATCGCTTTAATCTTGTTTTATTTTTATAGAAAATTTATAAGAGGCACGCAATCAGAAAAATTGGTAAAAGGCATTTTTATCTTGCTTTTGACATGGGCGTTTAGTGAATTGTTGATTATGTTTGACCTTAGAATTGTCGGCGTGTTCTTGAAAACAATCGTGAGCATCGTAATTTTCAGTTTGGTTGTTATTTTTCAACCAGAACTCAGAAAACTCTTGGGATATTTGGGGCAAACAGGCTTTATGTCCCGCTCTTTGTTTAATAATAAAAAAAATATTCCAACAAATAGAATAAATGTTGTAAAAGAATTAGTAGAAGCTATCAAATACTGTAGCAAAGCTCGTTGCGGGTGTTTGCTTGTCCTTCAAAAAACAAATCAAGATTCACTGTATTCAGAAGTTGGTACAAAACTCAATGCTGATGTTTCTTGTGAGTTGATTTTGACGATTTTTCACCCGAATACTCCGCTTCATGATGGTGCTGTTGTAATCCAAGATGACAAAATTGTAGCAGCAGGGGTCTTGCTTCCGTTGACAGAAGATCCAAAATTGAGCTGGAGATATGGTACTCGCCACAGAGCCGCAATTGGTATGAGTGAAGTTTCTGATAGTGCATGCGTCGTTGTTTCTGAAGAAACCGGCGATGTATCTATAGCTATCGACGGAATTTTGAAAAAGTATGATGATATTTCAAATTTACGTTCAGATTTAGAAAATATACTTGGGTACAATGATGAACCCGATTCCAATGAGACAAATCTGATGTTTAATTTGATAAAAATAAAGAAGAAGAATAATAAATAA